One Candidatus Obscuribacterales bacterium genomic window carries:
- a CDS encoding ATP-binding protein — MAGNLKDSGDGQSLRNVPQGDFFSAIIGGLPQMIREMLPGGLPGASTDGESGPPQDQRGAASWQDITFIHAIPGDDNDEGLVILADGSMRKYLSCKGINALLFDEADREQLARNFAALANSCETDIQVIIRSRHLSVDEYLSRFQSQIKTKNDYLKWYADYTDKWFRRVQDVQFVPDREFIVVVSYQPPDTQNMTKPWSGRRSLQKHEEYVENLNRLVRTVAEQLRLSNLRPEAMKRKDVRNLIYADLNPSLASRDNEAPPSRPDISEASCLARSALRIADEHVWLDGRYVGTMYLQEPPHETWMGWLVDLLTLQVEYTLSMFIHTCDQDQVRKKLKNDVKYGLMSSAQMATPDIEGMESTRTAASAIHDFLRSANKAFDVGIYVNTYAHKPEQLAHNMDEIRRVFKNKGALLDRAQMLQLDAWQSTLAVGVDKLAIVNRMMAPVVGTFWPFFTAECGTPDGVPFGFAIASGEPVLLNPFFRGAGKDANNMFVVGTTGAGKSFAVSMMILRMLTLDTRFVLIDKTVDRFGAYRFITELLGPEMCAYVDLGPSAGLILNPFDLGPEDKPGEPSGDKISVLLQLLDIMLSPEGREELNVEEKSLLDGLIRVAYMDAGFRNTVPTMSDLARVTAQAANDEVDPVQRERLQQFARGLSLFTKTGAFGGLVDGYTNIDTEKHLIVFDTREVNEPRLERIAMFILAEFIRRKAAESKARGIRFGAIIDEAATLMRFKAGARLLDDLSRRARHYGMMLVCITQQLKDFFKQAEQADSVVKNSHMKILLRQDPSDLRLLKDVLRLTDAEVMAVENFARDEQKRRDSQALLIVGGVHGTIRLVPSHMDYWCCTSEPIHDIPRRLEMIREIKAKNPSISHTDACRQAVYYLALQMEG, encoded by the coding sequence ATGGCGGGAAACTTGAAAGATTCAGGAGATGGACAGTCCTTGCGCAATGTGCCGCAGGGTGATTTTTTCAGCGCTATTATAGGCGGCTTGCCGCAAATGATTCGTGAAATGCTGCCTGGCGGACTTCCAGGAGCTTCAACTGATGGTGAATCAGGACCGCCGCAAGATCAAAGAGGTGCCGCTAGCTGGCAGGATATTACATTCATTCACGCCATTCCTGGTGATGATAATGACGAAGGTCTGGTAATTCTTGCCGACGGTAGTATGCGCAAGTATCTGTCATGCAAAGGCATCAACGCATTGTTATTTGATGAAGCAGACCGTGAACAGTTGGCCCGCAATTTTGCGGCTTTAGCCAATTCTTGCGAGACGGACATTCAGGTAATTATTAGGTCGCGACATCTGTCCGTAGATGAGTATCTGTCGCGCTTTCAATCGCAGATAAAAACCAAAAACGATTATCTCAAATGGTACGCAGACTATACGGACAAGTGGTTTCGTCGCGTGCAGGACGTGCAATTCGTCCCGGATAGAGAATTCATTGTTGTTGTGAGTTATCAGCCTCCCGACACTCAAAATATGACTAAGCCTTGGAGCGGCAGGCGCTCCTTGCAGAAGCATGAAGAGTACGTGGAAAATCTCAACAGACTGGTGCGTACAGTTGCTGAACAGTTGCGTTTATCAAATTTGCGTCCAGAGGCAATGAAGCGCAAGGACGTAAGGAACCTAATTTACGCAGATCTCAATCCGTCATTAGCTTCGCGCGACAACGAGGCTCCACCTTCACGTCCTGACATTTCTGAGGCATCTTGCTTGGCTAGATCTGCTTTGCGAATTGCAGACGAGCATGTTTGGCTGGACGGTCGCTACGTTGGCACAATGTACTTGCAAGAGCCGCCACATGAAACTTGGATGGGTTGGCTCGTTGATTTGCTGACATTGCAAGTTGAATACACGTTGTCCATGTTTATTCATACCTGTGATCAAGATCAAGTACGTAAGAAACTCAAGAATGATGTTAAGTATGGGTTGATGTCATCTGCTCAAATGGCTACGCCTGATATAGAAGGCATGGAGTCGACACGTACCGCTGCTTCTGCTATTCACGATTTTCTACGCAGCGCAAATAAAGCTTTCGATGTAGGTATCTACGTCAACACGTATGCGCATAAGCCGGAACAGCTAGCACACAACATGGATGAAATTCGTCGTGTGTTTAAGAATAAAGGTGCCTTGCTTGATAGAGCGCAAATGTTGCAATTAGACGCTTGGCAGTCGACACTTGCCGTTGGTGTAGACAAACTAGCAATAGTCAATCGTATGATGGCACCGGTAGTTGGCACGTTCTGGCCATTCTTTACGGCTGAATGCGGCACACCTGATGGTGTTCCATTTGGCTTTGCGATTGCCTCAGGTGAACCGGTGCTTTTAAATCCATTTTTCCGAGGAGCAGGCAAAGACGCTAACAATATGTTCGTTGTCGGAACAACTGGAGCCGGTAAATCATTCGCCGTGTCTATGATGATTCTGCGCATGTTGACTCTTGATACGCGATTTGTCTTGATTGACAAAACAGTGGACAGATTTGGTGCCTATAGATTCATTACTGAATTACTTGGACCGGAAATGTGCGCCTATGTAGACCTGGGACCAAGTGCTGGTTTGATATTGAACCCATTTGATTTGGGACCGGAAGACAAACCCGGTGAACCTTCAGGTGACAAGATAAGCGTGCTCTTGCAACTGCTGGATATCATGCTTTCGCCGGAAGGTCGCGAGGAATTGAACGTCGAGGAAAAATCACTTTTAGACGGCTTAATTCGAGTGGCTTACATGGATGCAGGGTTCCGCAACACTGTGCCGACAATGTCGGATTTGGCGCGTGTGACAGCTCAAGCGGCCAATGATGAAGTTGATCCGGTACAGAGAGAAAGATTGCAGCAGTTTGCTCGCGGCTTGTCTCTGTTCACAAAGACAGGAGCCTTCGGCGGATTGGTCGATGGTTATACAAATATCGATACCGAAAAACACCTAATAGTATTTGATACGCGTGAAGTCAACGAACCTCGCTTGGAAAGAATAGCCATGTTTATTTTGGCGGAATTCATACGACGGAAAGCGGCGGAAAGTAAAGCGCGTGGAATTAGATTTGGAGCCATCATTGATGAGGCTGCAACACTGATGCGATTCAAGGCAGGCGCTCGACTGTTGGATGACCTGTCCAGACGTGCTCGTCACTACGGTATGATGCTTGTTTGTATTACGCAACAGTTGAAAGACTTTTTCAAACAGGCAGAGCAAGCTGATTCCGTTGTGAAAAACTCACACATGAAAATTCTTTTGCGCCAAGATCCTAGTGATTTGCGGTTGTTGAAAGATGTGTTGCGTCTTACAGACGCTGAAGTAATGGCTGTGGAAAATTTCGCCCGCGATGAACAGAAACGACGCGATAGTCAGGCTCTTTTAATAGTAGGCGGCGTGCACGGGACTATTAGGTTGGTGCCCAGTCACATGGACTACTGGTGTTGCACATCAGAACCTATTCATGATATTCCGAGGCGCCTAGAAATGATTCGCGAAATAAAGGCGAAGAATCCCAGCATAAGTCACACGGATGCTTG